One genomic window of Arvicanthis niloticus isolate mArvNil1 chromosome 24, mArvNil1.pat.X, whole genome shotgun sequence includes the following:
- the Fis1 gene encoding mitochondrial fission 1 protein encodes MEAVLNELVSVEDLKNFERKFQSEQAAGSVSKSTQFEYAWCLVRSKYNDDIRRGITLLEELLPKGSKEEQRDYVFYLAVGNYRLKEYEKALKYVRGLLQTEPQNNQAKELERLIDKAMKKDGLVGMAIVGGMALGVAGLAGLIGLAVSKSKS; translated from the exons ATGGAGGCCGTGCTGAACGAGCTGGTGTCTGTAGAGGACCTGAAG AATTTTGAAAGGAAATTTCAGTCTGAGCAGGCAGCTGGCTCTGTGTCAAAGAGCACGCAGTTTGaatatgcctggtgcctggttCGAAGCAAATACAATGACGACATCCGTAGAGGCATCACGCTGCTGGAGG AGCTGTTGCCCAAAGGGAGCAAAGAGGAACAGCGGGATTATGTCTTCTACCTGGCAGTGGGCAACTACCGGCTCAAG GAATATGAGAAGGCTCTGAAGTATGTTCGAGGGCTGTTGCAGACTGAGCCCCAGAACAACCAGGCTAAGGAGCTGGAACGCCTGATTGACAAGGCCATGAAGAAAG aTGGACTGGTAGGCATGGCCATCGTTGGTGGCATGGCCCTGGGTGTGGCCGGCCTGGCTGGACTCATTGGACTGGCTGTCTCCAAGTCCAAATCCTGA
- the Cldn15 gene encoding claudin-15, which yields MSIAVETFGFFMSALGLLMLGVTLPNSYWRVSTVHGNVITTNTIFENLWYSCATDSLGVSNCWDFPSMLALSGYVQGCRALMITAILLGFLGLFLGMVGLRCTSVGNIDVSRKAKLLAIAGALHILAGACGMVAISWYAVNITTNFFDPLYAGTKYELGSALYLGWSASLLSILGGICMFSTCCCASKEDPATRAGLPYKPSTVVIPRATSDGSDISFGKYGKNAYV from the exons ATGTCTATAGCTGTGGAGACCTTTGGCTTCTTCATGTCAGCCCTGGGATTGCTGATGCTGGGGGTGACCCTTCCAAACAGCTACTGGAGAGTGTCCACCGTCCACGGGAACGtcatcaccaccaacaccatcTTTGAGAACCTATGGTACAGCTGTGCCACCGATTCCCTGGGAGTCTCCAACTGCTGGGACTTTCCGTCCATGCTGGCCCTCTCTG GGTATGTCCAGGGCTGCCGAGCTCTCATGATCACCGCCATCCTCCTGGGCTTCCTGGGCCTCTTTCTAGGCATGGTGGGGCTCCGCTGCACCAGTGTTGGCAACATCGATGTCTCCAGGAAGGCCAAGCTGCTGGCCATTGCAGGGGCCCTCCACATACTTGCTG GAGCCTGTGGGATGGTGGCTATCTCATGGTACGCCGTCAACATCACTACCAACTTCTTTGACCCCCTGTATGCTGGAACCAA GTATGAACTGGGTTCTGCTCTCTACTTGGGCTGGAGcgcctccctgctctccatcCTGGGCGGCATCTGTATGTTCTCCACCTGCTGCTGTGCCTCCAAGGAAGACCCAGCCACCAG GGCTGGGCTTCCCTACAAGCCTTCTACAGTTGTGATACCCCGAGCCACCTCGGATGGAAGTGACATCAGCTTTGGTAAATATGGCAAAAATGCCTATGTGTAG
- the Znhit1 gene encoding zinc finger HIT domain-containing protein 1 isoform X1, with amino-acid sequence MVEKKPSVRSQDPGQRRVLDRAARQRRISRQLEALENDNFQDDPHAGLPQLGKRLPQFDDDADTGKKKKKTRGDHFKLRFRKNFQALLEEQNLSASEGPNYLTACAGPPSRPQRPFCAVCGFPSPYTCVSCGARYCTVRCLGTHQETRCLKWTV; translated from the exons ATGGTGGAGAAGAAACCCTCCG TTCGCTCCCAGGACCCTGGACAGCGGCGGGTGCTGGACCGGGCAGCCAGGCAGCGGCGGATCAGTCGACAGCTGGAAGCATTAGAGAATGACAACTTCCAGGATGACCCCCATGCCGGCCTCCCGCAGCTGGGCAAGAGGCTACCTCAGTTTGATGATGATGCAGACACAG gaaagaaaaagaagaaaactcgAGGTGACCACTTTAAACTTCGCTTCCGGAAAAACTTCCAGGCTTTGCTGGAGGAGCAG AACCTGAGTGCATCTGAGGGCCCCAACTACTTGACAGCCTGTGCGGGGCCCCCATCCCGGCCCCAGCGTCCCTTCTGTGCGGTGTGTGGCTTCCCATCCCCATATACCTGTGTGAGCTGCGGTGCTCGGTACTGCACAGTGCGCTGTCTGGGCACCCATCAGGAGACCCG gTGTCTGAAGTGGACTGTGTAA
- the Znhit1 gene encoding zinc finger HIT domain-containing protein 1 isoform X2: MQTARQVRSQDPGQRRVLDRAARQRRISRQLEALENDNFQDDPHAGLPQLGKRLPQFDDDADTGKKKKKTRGDHFKLRFRKNFQALLEEQNLSASEGPNYLTACAGPPSRPQRPFCAVCGFPSPYTCVSCGARYCTVRCLGTHQETRCLKWTV, encoded by the exons ATGCAGACGGCGAGACAAG TTCGCTCCCAGGACCCTGGACAGCGGCGGGTGCTGGACCGGGCAGCCAGGCAGCGGCGGATCAGTCGACAGCTGGAAGCATTAGAGAATGACAACTTCCAGGATGACCCCCATGCCGGCCTCCCGCAGCTGGGCAAGAGGCTACCTCAGTTTGATGATGATGCAGACACAG gaaagaaaaagaagaaaactcgAGGTGACCACTTTAAACTTCGCTTCCGGAAAAACTTCCAGGCTTTGCTGGAGGAGCAG AACCTGAGTGCATCTGAGGGCCCCAACTACTTGACAGCCTGTGCGGGGCCCCCATCCCGGCCCCAGCGTCCCTTCTGTGCGGTGTGTGGCTTCCCATCCCCATATACCTGTGTGAGCTGCGGTGCTCGGTACTGCACAGTGCGCTGTCTGGGCACCCATCAGGAGACCCG gTGTCTGAAGTGGACTGTGTAA